The following proteins are encoded in a genomic region of Acidobacteriota bacterium:
- a CDS encoding sigma-70 family RNA polymerase sigma factor: MIEKPITLILRELRTGGDETLDELLPLVYDELRRLANSYLSRERSNHTLQPTALVHEAYLRLIGQNEIDWQNRAHFFGVSARLMREILIEYARAKHRHKRGGEGLTQIELSDSIGYTNSNTLNVIAVDEALTSLESLDKDQARVVELKFFAGLTIEEIGEVMGISPATVKREWSTAKLYLHKILN, translated from the coding sequence ATGATTGAAAAGCCGATCACACTGATTCTGCGTGAATTGAGGACGGGCGGCGATGAAACTCTCGACGAACTGCTGCCGCTTGTTTACGATGAACTACGCCGATTGGCGAACAGCTATCTCAGCCGCGAACGCTCTAATCATACTCTTCAGCCTACGGCGCTTGTTCACGAGGCATATTTGCGGCTGATCGGCCAAAACGAGATCGACTGGCAAAATCGCGCTCATTTCTTTGGTGTTTCGGCCCGATTGATGCGCGAGATCCTGATCGAATACGCCCGTGCCAAACATCGCCATAAACGCGGCGGCGAGGGCCTGACACAGATCGAACTTTCCGATTCGATCGGATACACGAATTCGAATACGCTGAACGTCATCGCTGTCGACGAAGCATTAACAAGCCTCGAGTCGCTCGATAAGGATCAGGCACGCGTGGTCGAGCTTAAGTTCTTTGCGGGATTGACCATTGAGGAGATAGGCGAGGTAATGGGCATTTCGCCTGCGACTGTAAAACGTGAATGGTCGACTGCCAAACTCTATCTCCACAAGATTCTAAATTAA
- a CDS encoding amino acid permease codes for MSLFATKPISKIIAEAQETGEHTLKKTLSALDLTMLGVGAIIGTGIFVLTGQAAGKHAGPAVIISMIIAGIVSAFAALCYSEFAASVPISGSAYAYGYGTLGEFIAWIIGWDLILEYAFGAATVAVGWSGYVVSLFRDTLGINFPLSLSAPPGMAIKAADGAVVATGVFNLPAALIAVAVTLLLIRGIKESASFNSIIVIVKVVVVVLFIVAGIGYVNTDNIGIGCTVGAPGCAEFMPFGFSGVVTGAAVIFFAYIGFDAVSTAAQEAKNPQKDMPMGILGSLAICTVLYILVAGIMVGLVDYKMLTNAAAPIAVAIDAALQQAEGTTMGKILFAFPTIIKVGAVLGLSSTMVVMTMGQPRVFYSMSKDGLLPAWAAKIHPKYQTPHITTAITGVIVAILAGFVPISLLGELVSIGTLFAFVIVGVGIIILRSSNPALDRPFKVPLSPFIPIATVLSAAYLMNSLPLDTWIRLIVWMSIGLVIYFAYSYNHSKIGIDENREGDEGESNYKPPIAAAIAIVLAMALTVWQVSHLVWIEMAVRLFAWGVTGVLVIVLMYGKGDRNAARTSSTRNIGLIATLANLAIWIGITYWFFMHYAELHVAK; via the coding sequence ATGTCACTTTTTGCGACTAAACCAATTTCAAAGATCATCGCCGAGGCTCAGGAGACGGGCGAACATACTTTGAAAAAGACATTAAGTGCTCTTGATCTGACGATGCTTGGCGTCGGAGCGATCATCGGTACCGGAATTTTCGTTTTGACCGGCCAGGCCGCAGGAAAACACGCTGGTCCCGCTGTTATCATCTCGATGATCATTGCCGGTATCGTGAGCGCATTTGCAGCTCTGTGTTATTCGGAATTTGCCGCCAGCGTGCCGATCTCCGGTTCGGCCTATGCATATGGCTACGGAACTTTGGGCGAGTTCATCGCCTGGATCATCGGCTGGGACCTTATTCTCGAATATGCGTTCGGAGCCGCTACGGTGGCCGTTGGTTGGTCGGGCTATGTGGTCAGTTTGTTTAGAGACACACTCGGTATCAACTTCCCGTTGAGTTTGAGCGCTCCGCCCGGAATGGCAATAAAAGCCGCGGACGGGGCCGTGGTCGCGACCGGTGTATTTAACCTGCCGGCAGCATTGATCGCGGTCGCGGTAACGCTGCTTCTTATTCGCGGTATCAAGGAATCGGCAAGCTTTAACTCGATCATCGTGATCGTCAAGGTAGTAGTTGTTGTGCTCTTTATTGTCGCGGGTATCGGCTACGTGAATACAGACAATATCGGCATCGGCTGCACCGTTGGTGCTCCGGGCTGTGCAGAGTTCATGCCGTTCGGATTCAGCGGTGTGGTTACCGGTGCGGCTGTTATCTTCTTTGCGTATATCGGTTTTGACGCAGTTTCGACCGCCGCTCAGGAAGCAAAGAATCCGCAAAAGGATATGCCGATGGGTATCCTCGGTTCGCTCGCGATCTGTACGGTCCTGTATATCCTCGTTGCCGGCATCATGGTCGGCTTGGTCGATTACAAGATGCTCACCAACGCGGCCGCTCCGATCGCCGTTGCCATCGACGCCGCTCTCCAACAAGCCGAAGGAACGACGATGGGCAAGATCCTGTTTGCGTTCCCGACGATCATCAAGGTGGGTGCCGTCCTCGGACTCAGCTCGACAATGGTCGTAATGACGATGGGCCAACCGCGTGTGTTCTATTCGATGTCGAAGGACGGTCTATTGCCGGCATGGGCGGCAAAGATCCATCCGAAATATCAGACGCCGCATATCACAACGGCCATCACCGGTGTGATCGTAGCCATACTCGCCGGCTTTGTGCCGATCAGTCTCCTTGGCGAACTTGTTAGTATCGGTACGCTCTTTGCGTTTGTGATCGTCGGTGTCGGTATCATTATCCTTAGATCGTCAAATCCGGCGCTTGACCGGCCGTTCAAGGTGCCTCTCTCGCCGTTCATTCCGATCGCAACAGTACTCTCTGCTGCGTATCTCATGAACAGTTTGCCGCTCGATACATGGATCCGGCTGATCGTCTGGATGTCGATCGGGCTCGTCATCTATTTCGCATACAGCTACAACCATAGCAAGATAGGGATCGACGAGAATCGTGAAGGTGACGAAGGCGAATCCAATTATAAACCGCCGATCGCAGCCGCTATCGCGATCGTACTGGCAATGGCATTGACCGTCTGGCAGGTTTCGCACTTGGTGTGGATCGAGATGGCGGTTCGGTTATTTGCCTGGGGCGTGACCGGCGTATTGGTCATTGTTTTGATGTATGGAAAGGGCGACCGCAATGCGGCTCGCACCTCCAGTACACGAAATATCGGTCTTATCGCCACGCTCGCTAATCTTGCGATCTGGATAGGGATCACCTACTGGTTCTTTATGCATTACGCGGAACTGCACGTCGCCAAGTAG
- the asnB gene encoding asparagine synthase (glutamine-hydrolyzing), whose translation MCGIAGIVGLKDKSEAAAKIHRMTDLVSHRGPDAEGFFVDDGIALGHRRLSIIDLSEEANHPLFDASGRYAIILNGEIYNFRDVKATLPEYEFHTAGDTEIVLAAFLKHGPECLSMLNGMFAIVIWDNVDKTLFVARDRLGVKPLYYSMTSSGVFVFSSEIRSILGSGLVDKTINSFGLFEYLMYQSVYAPQTIIEGIHQLGAGEYACIKDGKITSAPFWQIEKTSADVAGDIETVRKDVRELLLRSVERRMISDVPLGAFLSGGIDSSAVVALMSEVSTQPVNTFSVTFDEKEYDESPYSKIIAAKYKTHHASVRLTSNDFLAALPDALRAIDSPSGDGLNTYVVSKATRESGITVALSGLGGDELFAGYHYFDQWLRTRTGVTSRVPHFVRKLASGLLANSSNSKYQRIADLLSVDRMDISTVYPKMRQVLSQRLAGEYYGNGSHDILIEKILAERLADIEGFPMISQFTIAELLGYTQNVLLKDTDQFAMASALEVREPFFDYHLVEYVLRIPDSMKLSATPKGLLVDSLGDMLPREIVDRPKMGFVLPFEKWMRGELLEFCSSRIDLMAQRGILDADRLRSKWQLFLDGRVRWSELWHIIVLTEWLENNNI comes from the coding sequence ATGTGCGGAATTGCCGGGATCGTCGGCCTTAAAGACAAAAGCGAGGCGGCGGCCAAAATTCATCGGATGACCGATCTTGTCAGTCATCGGGGGCCTGACGCCGAAGGTTTTTTTGTCGATGATGGTATCGCATTGGGGCATCGGCGGCTTTCGATCATTGACCTTTCCGAAGAGGCTAATCATCCGCTTTTTGACGCTTCCGGCCGCTACGCGATCATCCTCAACGGCGAGATCTACAATTTTCGCGACGTCAAAGCGACGCTCCCTGAATACGAATTTCACACCGCCGGCGATACCGAGATCGTTCTCGCAGCCTTTCTAAAACATGGCCCCGAGTGTCTCTCGATGCTCAATGGAATGTTCGCCATCGTAATTTGGGACAACGTCGACAAGACACTTTTCGTGGCTCGCGACCGGCTCGGTGTCAAGCCTCTCTATTACTCGATGACGTCCAGCGGAGTGTTCGTGTTTTCTTCGGAAATTCGCTCGATACTTGGCTCGGGGCTCGTTGATAAGACCATAAATAGTTTCGGACTTTTCGAATATCTGATGTATCAATCGGTCTATGCTCCGCAGACGATCATCGAGGGGATACATCAACTCGGTGCCGGTGAATATGCGTGCATCAAAGACGGCAAGATAACGTCAGCGCCGTTTTGGCAGATCGAAAAAACGTCCGCCGATGTCGCCGGTGATATCGAAACTGTCCGAAAGGACGTTCGCGAACTGCTTCTGCGGTCGGTCGAACGCCGAATGATCAGCGATGTGCCGCTCGGAGCGTTTCTGTCTGGCGGGATCGATTCGAGTGCCGTTGTCGCCCTGATGTCAGAGGTTTCGACGCAGCCTGTCAACACATTTTCCGTCACGTTCGACGAAAAGGAATACGATGAATCGCCGTATTCCAAGATCATTGCCGCCAAATACAAAACGCACCACGCTAGTGTAAGGCTGACATCAAACGATTTTCTCGCTGCTCTGCCGGATGCACTTCGCGCTATCGACTCGCCGAGCGGCGATGGGCTGAATACGTATGTTGTCTCCAAGGCAACGCGCGAATCCGGAATTACGGTCGCCCTGTCAGGTCTCGGCGGCGATGAACTTTTCGCCGGTTATCATTATTTCGATCAATGGCTTAGAACGCGGACCGGCGTCACTTCGCGGGTTCCTCACTTTGTCCGTAAGCTCGCATCAGGGCTGCTCGCAAATTCGTCTAACTCCAAATACCAGCGAATTGCCGATCTGCTTTCAGTTGACCGCATGGATATATCGACCGTTTATCCAAAGATGCGACAGGTGTTGTCGCAGCGGCTCGCCGGCGAATACTACGGCAACGGCAGCCACGATATCCTGATCGAAAAAATACTCGCCGAGCGTTTGGCAGATATTGAAGGGTTCCCAATGATCAGCCAATTCACGATCGCTGAATTGCTCGGTTACACGCAAAATGTGCTGCTCAAGGATACCGACCAGTTTGCAATGGCCTCGGCCCTTGAGGTGCGGGAACCATTTTTTGACTACCACCTGGTCGAATATGTCTTGCGCATCCCTGACTCGATGAAATTGTCAGCAACGCCGAAGGGGCTTCTCGTCGATTCGCTTGGTGACATGCTGCCGCGTGAGATCGTGGACCGCCCCAAAATGGGATTTGTGCTTCCGTTTGAAAAATGGATGCGCGGCGAATTGCTCGAGTTCTGTTCGTCGCGGATCGATCTGATGGCTCAGCGCGGAATACTGGATGCCGACCGTCTGCGTTCAAAATGGCAGCTATTTCTTGACGGTCGGGTTCGCTGGTCCGAGCTTTGGCATATTATCGTTTTGACCGAATGGCTCGAAAACAACAACATCTGA
- a CDS encoding amino acid permease → MASSPVDTEQSNEGFVRGLGLLDSTMIVAGSMIGSGIFIVSADIARQVGSPGWLLVVWLVTGLLTIGAALSYGELAAMMPRAGGMYVYLKEAYSPFWGFLYGWTHFLVIGTATIAAVSVAFSRYTGILFQSISETNYLIEPIRLGSSYAISLSTAQLLGIAMIALLTFMNTRGLSLGKLVQNVFTFAKTGSLIALIVLGLIVGLYSYPEIAAANFGDLWTVRGELQSVGATTAGDKGAAAVSLLTAFGMLVAICVAQTNSLFSADAWHNVTFTAGEVKDPKRNLPLSLLLGTGGVILLYMLANFAYLVTLRFEDIQKVASDRVGSATAEVIFPGAGAVIMAVAIMISTFGCNNGLIFSGARAYYAMAKDGLFFKSAGDLNKAHVPAWGLIIQGIWSAFYVLPRTVTTAADGKISYGNLYGDLLTYVISAALIFYILAIAAIFVLRVKQPDTPRPYKALGYPIIPALYCVGAFVILAVLFIYQTTATWPGLVIVLTGVPVYFIWKAVSGKKDTAEQS, encoded by the coding sequence ATGGCATCTTCGCCTGTAGATACGGAACAATCAAACGAAGGGTTTGTACGCGGGCTCGGGCTGCTCGATTCGACGATGATCGTCGCCGGATCGATGATCGGTTCGGGCATTTTTATCGTGTCTGCCGACATTGCACGTCAGGTCGGTTCGCCCGGCTGGCTGCTGGTGGTTTGGCTCGTGACCGGGCTTTTGACGATCGGAGCGGCACTTTCGTACGGAGAACTGGCGGCCATGATGCCGCGGGCCGGCGGAATGTACGTCTATCTGAAAGAGGCGTATTCGCCGTTCTGGGGATTTTTATACGGCTGGACGCATTTTCTTGTGATCGGCACGGCTACGATCGCGGCCGTTTCTGTTGCGTTTTCGCGGTATACGGGCATATTGTTTCAATCGATCTCGGAGACGAACTACTTGATCGAGCCGATCCGGCTTGGCTCAAGCTATGCCATTTCGCTCTCGACGGCTCAACTGCTTGGGATCGCAATGATCGCGCTTCTGACGTTTATGAATACGCGCGGCCTCAGTCTCGGCAAGCTGGTCCAAAATGTCTTCACCTTTGCCAAGACCGGCTCGCTGATCGCGTTGATCGTACTCGGACTGATCGTCGGATTGTACTCGTATCCTGAGATCGCAGCGGCAAACTTTGGCGATCTGTGGACAGTACGCGGCGAACTGCAGAGTGTCGGTGCAACGACAGCCGGAGACAAGGGTGCTGCGGCAGTCTCGCTGCTGACGGCATTTGGAATGCTGGTTGCGATCTGTGTCGCACAGACAAATTCGCTGTTCTCGGCCGACGCCTGGCATAACGTCACGTTCACCGCCGGCGAGGTCAAAGATCCGAAGCGGAACCTGCCGCTCTCGCTGCTATTAGGCACGGGCGGCGTGATCCTGCTTTACATGCTCGCAAATTTCGCATATCTCGTGACGCTGCGGTTTGAGGACATTCAGAAGGTAGCAAGCGACCGCGTCGGTTCGGCTACTGCCGAGGTGATCTTTCCCGGAGCCGGTGCAGTGATAATGGCGGTTGCCATTATGATCTCGACATTCGGCTGCAATAACGGCCTGATCTTTTCGGGTGCCCGTGCGTATTACGCAATGGCGAAGGACGGTCTTTTCTTCAAATCAGCGGGCGACCTCAATAAGGCGCACGTTCCGGCATGGGGACTGATAATACAAGGTATCTGGTCGGCGTTCTACGTTCTGCCCCGAACGGTGACGACGGCTGCTGACGGTAAGATCAGCTACGGCAATCTCTACGGCGACCTGCTTACATACGTCATCTCGGCGGCCCTGATCTTTTATATTCTCGCGATCGCGGCAATTTTTGTGCTCCGCGTGAAACAACCTGACACGCCGCGTCCGTATAAAGCACTCGGATACCCGATCATCCCGGCACTTTACTGCGTAGGTGCGTTCGTAATCTTGGCCGTCCTATTTATCTATCAGACCACGGCCACATGGCCGGGCCTGGTCATAGTGCTGACTGGAGTGCCGGTCTATTTTATTTGGAAAGCTGTGTCGGGGAAAAAGGACACAGCAGAGCAATCTTAG
- a CDS encoding VCBS repeat-containing protein, whose protein sequence is MSYCHLNAVGIDFLLGFGPQPKALILGKIAGAACLTSTGRAPYDFDGDNKTDVGIYRPAAGEWWYLRSSNGTNSALQFGNATDKIVPSDYTGDGKTDIAIWRPATGQWFILRSEDLSFFAFPFGANGDVPVPADFDGDGKSDPSVFRPTTQTWFINRSTGGTTITGFGAAGDVPVVGNYDGDTKADIAIFRPNAVGGAQWWIQRSSNNTVLAMVFGASTDKAVQGDYTGDGKTDVAIWRPSNGNWFILRSEDFSFFAFPFGANGDLPVPGDYDGDGKFDAGVFRPASATWFVQRSTAGTLIQSFGTTGDQPVPNVFVP, encoded by the coding sequence ATGAGCTACTGTCACCTCAATGCCGTTGGGATTGATTTTCTGCTCGGATTCGGACCGCAGCCCAAAGCACTCATCCTTGGCAAGATCGCCGGGGCGGCATGCCTGACCAGCACCGGCCGTGCTCCGTATGATTTTGACGGCGACAACAAGACGGATGTCGGCATCTATCGCCCGGCAGCCGGTGAGTGGTGGTATTTGCGTTCTTCCAATGGAACGAACTCGGCCCTTCAATTTGGAAATGCAACCGATAAGATCGTACCTTCTGATTACACCGGCGACGGAAAGACGGACATTGCGATCTGGCGTCCGGCAACCGGCCAATGGTTCATTTTGCGCAGCGAAGACCTCTCGTTCTTCGCGTTTCCATTCGGTGCAAACGGCGATGTTCCGGTTCCGGCCGATTTTGATGGTGACGGGAAATCGGATCCTTCGGTCTTCAGGCCGACTACACAAACCTGGTTCATCAACCGTTCTACCGGCGGCACAACGATAACCGGATTTGGAGCCGCGGGTGACGTGCCTGTCGTGGGCAACTACGATGGTGACACGAAGGCAGACATCGCCATTTTCCGGCCTAACGCAGTGGGCGGTGCTCAGTGGTGGATACAGCGAAGCTCGAACAATACGGTGTTGGCAATGGTATTTGGTGCCTCAACGGACAAAGCGGTCCAGGGCGATTATACCGGCGACGGCAAGACCGACGTCGCGATATGGCGGCCATCCAACGGCAACTGGTTCATCCTGCGGAGCGAAGACTTCTCGTTCTTTGCATTCCCATTCGGAGCGAACGGCGACTTACCGGTTCCTGGCGACTATGATGGCGACGGTAAATTCGACGCAGGTGTCTTTCGCCCGGCAAGCGCGACCTGGTTCGTCCAACGCTCGACTGCCGGAACGCTGATCCAGTCATTCGGCACCACCGGCGACCAGCCGGTCCCGAACGTATTCGTTCCCTAA
- a CDS encoding DASS family sodium-coupled anion symporter, which yields MSPETYDSRPDDGTAGKLGTFLMNLLYQCEVILCATFLTGQASNLIIARFAMEHAGIDMNYSIWFISAIVPAIVSLTVIPLMIYRYFPPEIKETPNAVSFARDELTKLGPLSKSELILLAVFVVVVALWITSRFHGIDATVIALFGIAFLLITQVLDWSDIIDETHAWEVFIWYGGLVMMASELGKTTITKLFAESIAGVTDGWSWPMALAVLALVYFYAHYGFASITAHVTAMFIPFLTVTIAVGAPAGLTVLLLTYFANLSAGLTHYGTTPAPVYFGTGYVKQGQWWTIGLVASVLNIIIWSTIGLAWWKLIGWW from the coding sequence GTGTCTCCGGAGACGTACGATTCGCGGCCCGATGACGGCACAGCGGGAAAGCTCGGCACGTTTTTGATGAACCTCTTGTATCAATGCGAGGTCATCCTTTGCGCGACATTTTTGACGGGGCAGGCATCGAACCTGATCATCGCGAGATTTGCGATGGAACACGCCGGCATAGACATGAACTATTCGATCTGGTTCATTTCGGCGATCGTTCCGGCGATCGTTTCGCTCACCGTTATACCATTGATGATCTACCGCTACTTTCCGCCGGAGATCAAGGAAACGCCGAACGCGGTCTCGTTCGCCCGTGACGAGTTAACAAAGCTCGGGCCGCTTTCAAAAAGCGAATTGATCTTATTGGCCGTATTTGTCGTGGTCGTGGCTCTCTGGATCACATCGCGTTTTCACGGCATCGACGCGACGGTCATAGCTCTTTTCGGGATCGCCTTTTTACTGATAACACAAGTACTCGACTGGAGCGACATAATAGACGAAACGCATGCCTGGGAAGTATTTATCTGGTATGGCGGCCTCGTAATGATGGCCAGTGAGCTCGGCAAGACGACGATCACAAAGCTCTTCGCCGAGTCGATCGCCGGTGTCACGGATGGTTGGTCGTGGCCGATGGCGTTGGCCGTCTTGGCGCTGGTCTATTTTTACGCACATTACGGTTTTGCGAGCATAACGGCACATGTGACGGCGATGTTCATACCATTTTTGACCGTTACCATCGCGGTCGGGGCACCGGCTGGGCTGACAGTGCTCTTGCTGACCTATTTTGCTAATTTGAGTGCAGGACTCACGCATTACGGAACTACGCCGGCACCGGTCTATTTCGGCACGGGCTACGTCAAACAAGGCCAATGGTGGACGATCGGCCTCGTCGCGTCTGTTCTCAATATCATCATCTGGTCGACGATAGGCCTCGCCTGGTGGAAATTGATCGGTTGGTGGTAA
- a CDS encoding anion permease, producing the protein MTESTDNKIRSKGKLVRWLAVIACGFGIGILPPPDGVSREAWTLLAIFVATIVGSILQPMTGSAMVLIGVIATAIFGALKIETSLSGYADKYVWLVLAAFFISRAMIKTGLGHRIALMLVRLIGRKTLGLGYSLVITDFVLASFVPSTGARSGGIILPIARSVSGDVRFAAR; encoded by the coding sequence ATGACCGAGAGCACCGACAACAAAATTCGTTCAAAGGGCAAGCTTGTTCGATGGCTTGCGGTTATAGCATGCGGTTTTGGCATTGGAATACTGCCGCCGCCGGATGGCGTTTCGCGCGAAGCCTGGACCTTGCTCGCGATATTTGTCGCGACGATCGTCGGTTCGATCCTCCAGCCGATGACCGGAAGCGCAATGGTGCTGATCGGCGTTATCGCGACGGCTATCTTTGGCGCTCTGAAGATCGAAACCAGCCTGAGCGGCTACGCCGACAAATATGTCTGGCTCGTACTCGCTGCATTCTTTATCTCGAGGGCGATGATCAAGACCGGACTGGGGCACCGGATCGCATTGATGCTTGTCCGTCTGATCGGCCGCAAAACGCTCGGACTCGGTTATTCGCTGGTGATAACAGATTTTGTTCTCGCCTCGTTCGTTCCGTCGACCGGAGCGAGATCCGGCGGGATCATATTGCCGATCGCGAGGAGTGTCTCCGGAGACGTACGATTCGCGGCCCGATGA
- a CDS encoding glycosyltransferase, giving the protein MKIFFPLQVFYPSQAGGPANSVYWLTKYLKRSGVDPVILATDQGVPPDLALNKWSENEEGRVMHVRTAITYFPLHQTLRALRCVAAADVVQVSSIFFPAAFFSALFARLLGKKLVVSPRDELAPYGLTRSTARKRPILWFYRTFLARYASFHATAEKEVVDIENYFGQGIRVVHIPNLIEMPALMERSASGYLLFIGRIDPKKGIDKLIMAASRSLEFRNSNIILKIAGNGGVSYVTELRGLAETLGLADRVEFLGQVEGEAKQQLLADASWTFMPSISENFGVVVLESLAQNTPVIASTGTPWSILQDEKVGYWIDNDADSLASVIDTILTMTADEYNGYRGRSRKFVEEHFEINKIGGKWLDLYKSL; this is encoded by the coding sequence ATGAAGATCTTTTTCCCGCTGCAGGTATTTTACCCGTCCCAGGCGGGCGGGCCGGCGAATTCGGTCTACTGGCTTACTAAATATCTCAAGCGGAGCGGTGTCGATCCCGTCATCCTTGCGACCGATCAGGGCGTGCCGCCTGACTTGGCATTGAACAAATGGAGCGAAAATGAAGAAGGGCGTGTCATGCACGTTCGTACGGCGATCACCTATTTTCCGCTGCACCAGACTTTGCGGGCGTTGCGCTGCGTTGCCGCAGCCGATGTGGTCCAGGTTTCATCCATCTTCTTTCCCGCTGCCTTTTTCTCGGCGTTATTCGCCAGACTGCTCGGGAAAAAACTTGTGGTCTCACCGCGAGACGAGTTGGCACCTTACGGCCTGACCCGTTCTACTGCCCGAAAACGGCCGATATTGTGGTTCTATCGAACCTTTCTTGCCCGTTATGCCTCATTTCATGCCACGGCTGAAAAAGAGGTCGTTGATATCGAAAATTATTTCGGCCAAGGAATTCGCGTTGTCCATATTCCCAATCTGATCGAGATGCCTGCTCTTATGGAACGTTCAGCGAGCGGATATCTCCTTTTCATCGGCCGGATCGATCCAAAAAAAGGAATTGATAAATTGATCATGGCAGCGAGCCGGTCACTAGAGTTTCGAAACTCGAATATCATCTTAAAGATCGCCGGAAATGGCGGTGTGAGCTATGTGACCGAACTTCGCGGTCTCGCGGAAACACTCGGACTGGCAGATCGTGTCGAGTTCCTCGGTCAGGTCGAGGGCGAAGCGAAACAGCAACTGCTCGCTGATGCTTCTTGGACCTTCATGCCGTCGATCAGTGAGAATTTTGGCGTTGTCGTACTCGAATCACTTGCGCAGAATACGCCGGTCATCGCATCGACCGGGACGCCCTGGTCGATCCTTCAGGATGAAAAGGTCGGTTATTGGATCGATAACGATGCCGACTCGCTTGCCTCAGTGATCGACACGATACTCACGATGACGGCTGATGAATACAACGGATATCGCGGCCGCTCGCGGAAGTTCGTCGAAGAACATTTTGAGATCAACAAAATCGGCGGCAAATGGCTTGATCTCTACAAGAGCCTCTAA